Proteins encoded by one window of uncultured Cohaesibacter sp.:
- a CDS encoding NAD(P)-dependent oxidoreductase has translation MKRVLLVSELEDDQKDYLSEHYDLLSAGAAIGEGDELSEGALTDLMASHQPHILIVNSSPTTAKVLDASANLEMVICARGTPNNVDVEHCRQKGLLLCNTPSRNANAVAEFTIGLMFTTTRQIPQSMEAIKNRTVVLEGDPEEEGGKDVIWIQKDLPFIPYERYCSMELASATLGLVGLGFIGGLVAEKAKALGMDVLVYDPYQDKEALARKGYELVEFQELTANADVISLHAKETAETRHIIDAKAFAAMKPSAYLINTARGSLVDYAALMDALKSGRIAGAAVDVFPYEPLRTNDPIIDTPNLTMTPHIAGASRNVVKHHSRMVMQSIRDFENGETPKFMVR, from the coding sequence ATGAAACGAGTGCTACTGGTTAGCGAACTAGAAGACGACCAAAAAGACTATCTTTCCGAACATTATGATCTGTTGAGTGCGGGAGCTGCCATCGGAGAAGGAGATGAGCTCTCCGAAGGAGCACTCACAGACCTGATGGCCTCCCACCAGCCGCACATCCTGATCGTTAATTCCTCGCCAACCACGGCCAAGGTCCTCGACGCCTCGGCGAATCTCGAAATGGTCATCTGCGCCAGAGGGACACCCAACAATGTCGACGTGGAACATTGCCGCCAGAAGGGACTGCTGCTCTGCAACACCCCGTCGCGAAACGCCAATGCCGTGGCCGAATTCACCATCGGGTTGATGTTCACCACAACCCGGCAAATCCCCCAGTCGATGGAAGCCATCAAAAACCGCACCGTCGTGCTTGAGGGCGACCCGGAGGAAGAGGGCGGCAAGGATGTGATCTGGATCCAAAAGGATCTGCCATTCATCCCTTACGAGCGATACTGCTCGATGGAACTCGCGAGCGCCACGCTCGGTCTTGTCGGTCTCGGCTTCATTGGCGGTCTCGTCGCCGAAAAGGCCAAGGCTCTCGGCATGGATGTGCTAGTGTATGATCCCTATCAGGACAAGGAGGCTCTGGCACGCAAAGGCTACGAGCTCGTCGAGTTTCAGGAGCTGACCGCAAACGCCGACGTGATCAGCCTTCATGCCAAGGAAACCGCTGAGACCCGCCACATCATTGATGCCAAGGCCTTTGCTGCGATGAAGCCTTCAGCCTATCTCATCAACACCGCCCGCGGGTCGCTTGTTGATTATGCGGCCCTGATGGATGCGCTTAAAAGCGGCCGGATCGCCGGGGCAGCAGTCGATGTCTTCCCTTATGAGCCCTTGCGCACCAACGATCCGATCATCGACACCCCGAACCTCACCATGACACCGCATATCGCCGGTGCCAGCCGCAACGTGGTCAAGCACCACTCACGCATGGTGATGCAGTCGATCCGTGACTTCGAGAACGGCGAGACACCCAAGTTCATGGTCCGCTAA
- the mtnK gene encoding S-methyl-5-thioribose kinase, which translates to MNKFDSHFRLTDADAIDYVRTKLDYFDEDAWLSSSMIADGNINYVFRIIDEKSGKSLVLKHADVLLRSSGRPLDVSRSRIEAQILEIQSKLAPSLVPRVLKYDEVMCVLVMEDISAFKNLRYELLKRVTFPRLADDISSFIVNTTVPTTDLVMNSGEKKRLSSQFVNVDLCDISEDLVFTEPYIDYKGRNILTSGNEAFVQQQLYEDEVLLLEIAKLKNNFKNNAQALIHGDLHSGSIFCNSQGTKVIDPEFAFFGPIGYDLGNVLAHLLFAWANAVATEKDETIRLTFTDWSARTIAEIISLFTTKFSAALKEKVTDPTAKTPAFRQWYTASVLQNAAASMGMELIRRVVGDTKVLDLTSIGDGNTRLAVERALITIGKGLILEKDLSGIVETCRHHLSGIRP; encoded by the coding sequence ATGAACAAGTTCGATTCTCACTTCAGACTAACCGACGCCGATGCCATCGACTATGTCCGCACCAAACTGGACTATTTCGACGAGGATGCTTGGCTCAGCTCCAGCATGATCGCGGATGGCAACATCAATTATGTCTTCCGCATCATCGACGAGAAGAGCGGCAAGTCTCTTGTGCTCAAGCACGCAGATGTGCTTCTCCGCTCATCAGGCCGCCCGCTCGACGTATCCCGAAGCCGCATCGAAGCGCAGATCCTCGAGATCCAGTCAAAACTGGCCCCAAGCCTTGTCCCTCGAGTCCTGAAATACGATGAAGTCATGTGCGTTCTGGTGATGGAAGACATCTCGGCCTTCAAGAACCTGCGCTACGAGCTGCTCAAGCGGGTGACCTTTCCGAGATTGGCCGACGACATATCGAGTTTCATCGTCAACACCACCGTCCCCACCACAGATCTGGTGATGAACTCGGGTGAGAAGAAACGCCTCTCGTCACAGTTCGTCAATGTGGACCTCTGCGACATTTCCGAGGATCTTGTCTTCACCGAACCTTACATCGATTACAAGGGTCGCAACATCCTGACCTCAGGCAACGAAGCGTTCGTTCAGCAGCAACTCTATGAAGATGAAGTCCTGCTGCTGGAAATAGCCAAGCTGAAGAACAACTTCAAGAATAACGCGCAGGCGCTCATTCACGGCGACCTCCACTCGGGCTCGATCTTCTGCAACAGCCAGGGAACCAAGGTCATCGACCCCGAGTTCGCCTTCTTCGGCCCCATCGGTTACGACCTCGGCAACGTCTTGGCCCATCTTCTGTTTGCCTGGGCAAATGCTGTGGCTACCGAGAAGGACGAGACGATACGCCTCACCTTCACCGACTGGTCAGCCCGAACGATTGCAGAGATCATCTCGCTGTTTACGACCAAATTCAGCGCGGCCCTCAAAGAGAAAGTGACCGACCCGACAGCCAAAACCCCCGCCTTCAGGCAATGGTACACTGCATCGGTTTTGCAGAATGCGGCAGCGAGCATGGGGATGGAACTCATCCGGCGGGTCGTCGGCGACACCAAAGTGCTCGATCTCACATCGATAGGTGATGGCAACACCCGCCTCGCCGTCGAACGAGCCCTCATCACCATCGGGAAAGGGTTGATCCTTGAGAAGGATCTCTCGGGAATTGTCGAGACATGCCGCCACCATTTGTCAGGCATCCGACCTTGA
- a CDS encoding S-methyl-5-thioribose-1-phosphate isomerase — MTKPHTRALPIPRILHTQCPNHRCTLAEQEFVVERQDKDLGFLLRFENVAWYDSGSVRILDRRVYPGTVQFVGCTQHEEVAQAIADMVTQSAGPYTAASMGMALACYEVRDRPQAEQIESLTKAAHTLSHARPTTINRMALITEGCLDVAKAALEEGRAADEAVLDHTVNSMNRRYAKISQVAEYLVSLWPQNATVMTQCYGETIVGTMLREAKNKGKAVKLFCPETRPFLQGARLTASVANDQGFDVTVITDNMPATVMATKGVDIFTSAADSICRDGHIVNKVGTLQIALVARHFGVPYFVTGIPDKELLTIDTVRIEERDPTEALSFNGIRNTADGVKGYYPAFDVTPPGLVSAVVTDKGPFAALDLNRYFALSDTAYW, encoded by the coding sequence TTGACCAAGCCTCACACCCGCGCTCTTCCCATCCCCCGCATTCTACACACCCAGTGCCCAAACCATCGCTGCACCCTTGCAGAACAGGAGTTCGTCGTGGAAAGACAAGACAAGGACCTCGGCTTCCTTTTGCGATTTGAAAATGTCGCATGGTACGACAGCGGATCCGTCCGCATCCTCGACCGCCGCGTCTATCCCGGAACGGTTCAATTCGTCGGATGCACCCAGCACGAAGAGGTCGCGCAAGCCATTGCCGACATGGTGACCCAGAGCGCCGGGCCATACACCGCCGCCAGCATGGGCATGGCGCTCGCCTGTTACGAGGTTCGCGATCGACCACAAGCCGAACAGATCGAATCACTAACAAAAGCCGCCCACACGCTGTCGCACGCCCGCCCCACCACCATCAACCGGATGGCCCTCATCACTGAAGGGTGTCTCGATGTCGCCAAAGCGGCGCTCGAAGAAGGCCGGGCCGCCGACGAGGCGGTGCTGGACCACACCGTCAATTCCATGAACCGGCGCTATGCCAAGATCAGTCAGGTCGCCGAATATCTGGTCTCTCTCTGGCCGCAGAACGCAACGGTCATGACCCAGTGCTACGGCGAAACCATCGTCGGCACAATGCTGCGCGAAGCTAAGAACAAGGGCAAGGCTGTCAAGCTCTTCTGCCCCGAAACCCGCCCCTTCCTGCAGGGTGCCCGCCTGACCGCAAGCGTTGCCAATGATCAGGGCTTCGACGTGACCGTGATCACTGACAACATGCCCGCAACGGTGATGGCGACCAAGGGGGTGGACATCTTCACCTCGGCAGCAGACAGCATCTGCAGGGACGGCCATATCGTCAACAAGGTCGGCACCTTGCAAATCGCCCTCGTCGCCCGCCACTTCGGCGTCCCTTATTTCGTGACAGGCATCCCTGACAAGGAACTGCTCACCATCGACACTGTCCGCATCGAAGAGCGCGACCCGACAGAAGCTCTGAGCTTCAACGGCATCCGGAACACGGCCGACGGCGTGAAAGGTTACTACCCCGCCTTCGACGTGACGCCTCCCGGCCTTGTCAGCGCCGTCGTCACAGACAAGGGGCCTTTCGCGGCGCTCGACCTTAACCGCTATTTCGCCCTGTCCGACACGGCCTATTGGTAA
- a CDS encoding Na+/H+ antiporter NhaC family protein → MTPKSNAMGLLPLIFFLVIYIFTGVATGNFGTMPLLVGFMAASGVALWLDRPGEKTSFDDKVMLFSRSGGEETIILMVIIFLLAGAFYSVADAMGAVSSIVNLGLSIMPSNMILPGLFLIGCVLSFSMGTSMGTVTALAPIGVGIVDQTGANMALVMATVIGGAMFGDNLSFISDTTIAAVRTQDVGLRDKFKVNGLIILPAVICTVIILAMIPVSSGVSVEAKDYNLFNIIPYAAIIVTALIGWNVMAVLGIGIGLGLVVGLFNGSFNLVEMLGVLQRGMGWMENLAIIAIIVGGLVGLMKFYGGIDYLLQTVTSKVKGKIGGQFGIGALVSLITVSTTNNTISILAAGPLAKEISSEYEIDPVKTAALLDIFASGFQGLLPYGGQLLLAAGLAKISPVEIIPYGFYQILMIVFASIAIFIGNASLKSTPTPAAGE, encoded by the coding sequence ATGACACCTAAATCCAACGCCATGGGGCTGCTGCCTCTGATATTTTTCTTGGTAATCTATATCTTCACGGGTGTCGCTACCGGCAACTTCGGTACCATGCCACTGCTCGTCGGCTTCATGGCCGCATCCGGCGTCGCGCTCTGGCTAGACCGCCCGGGAGAAAAAACCAGCTTTGACGACAAGGTCATGCTCTTTTCAAGATCCGGCGGCGAAGAAACCATCATCCTGATGGTCATCATCTTCCTGCTCGCCGGTGCCTTCTATTCTGTTGCCGACGCGATGGGCGCCGTCAGCTCGATCGTGAACCTCGGCCTGTCAATCATGCCAAGCAACATGATCCTGCCCGGTCTGTTCCTGATCGGCTGCGTCCTGTCCTTCTCGATGGGAACATCGATGGGAACGGTCACCGCATTGGCTCCGATTGGCGTCGGGATTGTCGATCAGACAGGTGCCAACATGGCGCTGGTCATGGCCACCGTCATTGGCGGTGCCATGTTTGGTGATAACCTCTCCTTCATCTCGGATACGACCATTGCCGCGGTCAGAACGCAGGATGTCGGCCTCAGGGACAAGTTCAAGGTCAACGGCCTGATCATTCTTCCCGCCGTGATCTGCACGGTCATCATCCTTGCGATGATTCCGGTCTCCTCCGGTGTGTCCGTTGAGGCAAAAGACTACAACCTGTTCAACATCATTCCCTATGCAGCAATCATCGTCACCGCCCTCATTGGCTGGAACGTCATGGCTGTTCTGGGCATCGGCATTGGCCTCGGACTCGTGGTTGGCCTCTTCAATGGCAGCTTCAATCTGGTTGAAATGCTCGGCGTTCTGCAGCGTGGCATGGGCTGGATGGAAAATCTCGCAATCATCGCCATCATCGTTGGTGGTCTGGTCGGCCTGATGAAATTCTATGGTGGCATCGATTATCTGCTGCAAACCGTGACCAGCAAGGTCAAAGGCAAGATCGGTGGGCAGTTCGGCATCGGCGCATTGGTCTCTTTGATCACCGTCTCGACGACCAACAACACCATCTCGATCCTTGCAGCCGGTCCGTTGGCCAAGGAAATCTCGTCGGAATACGAGATCGACCCGGTCAAAACCGCCGCCTTGCTCGATATCTTCGCCTCGGGCTTCCAAGGACTTCTGCCCTACGGTGGTCAGTTGCTGCTCGCAGCAGGTCTCGCCAAGATCTCGCCGGTCGAGATCATCCCCTACGGCTTCTACCAGATCCTGATGATCGTCTTTGCCAGCATCGCCATCTTCATTGGCAACGCCAGCCTGAAGTCGACACCCACCCCCGCAGCAGGTGAATAG
- a CDS encoding iron-containing alcohol dehydrogenase, with amino-acid sequence MEDFNFCSRTRIIFGKGRETEVGEHIKPFAKKVLVHYGGDYLEKNGTLDRIITSLKASGVEPVLFDGVVPNPRLSVVKKGIALCRKEGIEFVLAIGGGSAIDSSKAIALGVPYDGDVWDFYTGKAEPKTALKVGTILTIPGSGSEMSESSIITNEADDTKYGIDNQLIVPEFSILNPEMCFTIPPFFMSAGLADILSHQFERYFTPTKFCLFSDHLLEGAMQAVIALSPKILKDPQNYDYCAEFMWLATISHNGVLDAGRQSDWASHRIEHEISALYDITHGAGMAIIFPAWMKHVKTTDLDRFVRLGTRVFGVNPDGLGKEQIADLTIKAVEDFFASLNLKITLSEAEVPTDRFSEMADKALGRSETIGRFQKLAHDDIVAVLKLAV; translated from the coding sequence ATGGAAGACTTCAATTTTTGCAGCAGAACCAGAATCATCTTCGGCAAAGGGAGAGAGACCGAAGTCGGCGAGCACATAAAACCCTTCGCCAAGAAGGTGCTGGTGCATTATGGCGGCGACTATCTGGAGAAGAACGGCACGCTTGACCGCATCATCACATCCCTGAAAGCCAGCGGCGTTGAGCCGGTCCTGTTCGACGGCGTGGTGCCCAACCCCCGCCTGTCGGTGGTCAAGAAAGGGATCGCCCTTTGCCGCAAGGAAGGCATCGAGTTCGTTCTGGCAATCGGCGGCGGCAGCGCCATCGATTCATCCAAGGCCATCGCCCTCGGCGTGCCTTATGACGGCGACGTCTGGGATTTCTACACTGGCAAGGCCGAGCCAAAAACGGCACTGAAAGTCGGCACGATCCTGACCATTCCCGGTTCTGGCTCAGAAATGTCCGAAAGCAGCATCATCACAAACGAGGCCGACGATACCAAATACGGCATTGATAATCAGTTGATCGTGCCGGAATTCTCGATCCTCAATCCCGAAATGTGCTTCACCATCCCGCCGTTCTTCATGTCCGCCGGGCTTGCGGACATCCTCTCGCATCAGTTCGAGCGCTATTTCACGCCAACGAAATTCTGCCTCTTCAGCGATCATCTACTTGAAGGCGCCATGCAGGCCGTCATCGCCCTGTCGCCAAAGATCCTCAAGGACCCGCAGAATTATGACTATTGCGCCGAGTTCATGTGGCTCGCCACAATCTCGCACAACGGGGTGCTGGACGCAGGTCGCCAGTCGGACTGGGCCTCGCACCGCATCGAACATGAGATCAGCGCCCTTTACGACATCACCCATGGTGCCGGCATGGCCATCATCTTCCCGGCCTGGATGAAGCATGTGAAGACGACCGATCTTGATCGCTTCGTTCGCCTTGGCACGAGGGTTTTCGGCGTCAATCCTGACGGCCTTGGCAAGGAGCAAATCGCGGACCTGACCATCAAGGCCGTTGAAGACTTCTTTGCCTCGCTCAATCTGAAAATCACCCTGTCGGAGGCCGAAGTCCCCACAGACAGATTCTCCGAGATGGCCGACAAGGCCTTGGGTCGCAGCGAGACCATCGGGCGTTTTCAGAAACTCGCGCACGACGACATTGTTGCGGTGCTCAAGCTGGCCGTATAG
- a CDS encoding DeoR/GlpR family DNA-binding transcription regulator: protein MLKAHRLKEIERHLKEDGSIVVSKLSAQFGVSEETIRRDLDSLSKTMSFRRVHGGAYLQKGPDKEVPAKLRETFFTEEKCLISQKAVGEISDGDTIMLDSSTTALFIARELFRQRKNVLLITNSHKIISEVPDTSGIEAICIGGQLRKETWSFVGHAASNALRGLTADMAFVSCTSIHPQFAMTDNHEGEAKIRRLMIERSNRSTLVIDHTKFEKPATHKICEFEELDEIILDCAVSDDLLAPIRQTGLEVHVCSDAQPQNQAG, encoded by the coding sequence ATGCTCAAAGCCCACAGACTGAAGGAAATCGAACGACACCTGAAAGAGGACGGCAGCATCGTTGTCTCTAAACTCAGTGCCCAGTTTGGTGTTTCCGAGGAGACCATCCGCAGGGATCTGGACAGCCTGAGCAAGACGATGTCCTTCCGGCGCGTGCATGGTGGGGCCTATCTGCAGAAGGGACCGGACAAGGAAGTTCCGGCCAAACTGAGAGAGACATTCTTCACCGAAGAAAAATGTCTGATCAGCCAGAAGGCCGTTGGCGAGATATCCGATGGCGACACGATCATGCTCGACAGCAGCACGACCGCACTGTTCATCGCACGCGAGCTTTTCCGGCAGAGAAAGAATGTTCTGCTCATCACCAACTCCCACAAAATCATCTCCGAAGTCCCCGACACGAGCGGCATCGAAGCCATCTGCATCGGCGGCCAACTGAGAAAAGAGACATGGTCCTTTGTTGGTCACGCCGCCTCCAATGCCTTGCGAGGCCTGACAGCTGACATGGCCTTTGTCAGTTGCACTTCCATCCACCCACAGTTCGCCATGACAGACAACCATGAAGGCGAGGCCAAAATCCGCCGCCTCATGATCGAGAGATCCAACCGTTCGACGCTGGTCATCGACCACACCAAATTCGAAAAGCCTGCCACGCACAAAATCTGCGAATTCGAGGAACTGGACGAAATCATACTGGATTGCGCCGTTTCTGACGATCTGTTGGCCCCAATTCGGCAAACCGGGCTTGAGGTGCACGTCTGCTCTGACGCGCAACCACAGAACCAAGCAGGTTAG
- a CDS encoding class I SAM-dependent methyltransferase has translation MGHIEHLTSLFDLANKAVADIGAGSGVFSAQLMREGARVSAIEIDSDKVEMAKAKLSSAAAVLEGRAEDLPLADGSQDLLCFFFSFHHIPHEVHAEALQEASRVLKPGGRLHVVEPFPYGSMFDVVRMVEDETEVRTRSHALLSSLAEEGEAFNLIDKTDYTLTRSYPTFQDFLEQIVRVDPARNCIFENNRIAIEDQFDRALDCSTGGHFLHQPCAAYHFSVI, from the coding sequence ATGGGACATATCGAACATCTGACATCGCTCTTTGATCTTGCAAATAAGGCCGTTGCCGACATCGGCGCGGGAAGCGGCGTTTTCTCCGCTCAACTCATGCGAGAGGGCGCACGCGTTTCGGCCATAGAGATCGACTCTGACAAGGTTGAAATGGCCAAGGCAAAGCTCTCATCCGCCGCCGCGGTACTGGAAGGGCGCGCCGAGGATCTGCCTCTGGCTGACGGCTCGCAGGACCTGCTTTGCTTCTTCTTCTCGTTCCATCATATCCCGCATGAGGTACATGCAGAGGCCCTTCAGGAAGCCAGCCGGGTTCTCAAACCGGGCGGCCGCCTGCATGTCGTTGAACCTTTTCCCTATGGCTCCATGTTCGATGTCGTCCGCATGGTTGAAGATGAAACCGAGGTCCGCACCCGATCCCATGCGCTGCTGTCATCGCTGGCCGAGGAGGGTGAGGCCTTCAATCTCATCGACAAGACGGACTACACGCTGACACGGTCCTATCCGACCTTTCAGGACTTCCTCGAACAGATTGTGCGGGTCGACCCGGCCCGCAACTGCATATTCGAGAACAACCGGATCGCGATCGAAGACCAGTTCGACAGGGCCCTTGATTGCTCGACAGGCGGGCACTTCCTGCATCAGCCCTGCGCCGCCTATCATTTCTCGGTCATCTGA
- a CDS encoding ABC transporter permease, protein MKLGGRLKNVSQEKIVFSITLAMFAVFALSLDGFIGTSNLLALLRSVAVLGILGLGMLIVVLGRGIDLSMVANMAISVAWTIQLVGTGMPLWGALAIGLGFSLGMSLVTGVLVAFAEIPAIFATLAMGTFIYGFGRAHLITGTDVVYLPADFGWASQIGQGRIVGVPVPIILAVILAVVVYLFLRFSKHGWNTYNIGDNTQAARITGIAVRPTIVLQYMLSGTAAFLAGLITATAVQSMNTRIVNSNMIYDVILIVVLGGVSLSGGRGSVRNVVVGTLLIGVLVNGMTIMDIQYTIQNVIKSLILLLAIVADSVINPRDEQTGQQGDI, encoded by the coding sequence ATGAAGCTCGGTGGACGTTTGAAGAATGTCTCGCAGGAGAAGATCGTATTTTCGATCACCCTTGCGATGTTTGCAGTCTTCGCTCTTTCCCTAGATGGATTTATCGGGACAAGCAATCTTCTGGCCCTGTTGCGAAGTGTCGCAGTGCTCGGGATCCTCGGGCTCGGCATGCTGATTGTGGTGCTGGGCCGCGGGATCGACCTATCGATGGTTGCCAACATGGCGATCTCGGTTGCCTGGACGATCCAGTTGGTGGGCACCGGTATGCCCCTCTGGGGGGCGCTGGCGATTGGTCTGGGCTTCTCGCTCGGCATGAGTCTGGTTACCGGTGTTCTAGTGGCCTTCGCGGAGATCCCGGCGATTTTTGCCACCCTTGCCATGGGGACCTTCATTTACGGGTTCGGTCGGGCCCATCTGATCACCGGAACGGATGTGGTCTATCTCCCTGCCGATTTCGGCTGGGCCTCCCAGATCGGGCAGGGGCGTATCGTCGGGGTTCCGGTTCCGATCATTCTCGCCGTGATCCTTGCCGTGGTGGTCTATCTTTTCCTGCGGTTCTCCAAGCATGGCTGGAACACCTACAACATCGGCGACAACACACAGGCCGCGCGGATCACCGGTATCGCGGTGAGACCGACCATTGTTCTGCAATATATGCTGAGCGGCACGGCGGCCTTTCTGGCGGGTCTGATCACTGCTACGGCGGTGCAGTCTATGAACACCCGCATCGTCAATTCCAACATGATCTACGACGTCATTCTGATTGTTGTCCTCGGTGGCGTCAGCCTCTCGGGCGGGCGAGGGAGTGTGCGCAATGTCGTCGTCGGCACCCTGCTGATCGGTGTTCTGGTGAATGGCATGACCATCATGGACATCCAGTACACCATCCAGAACGTGATCAAGAGCCTTATTCTGCTGCTCGCGATCGTGGCGGACAGCGTCATCAATCCGCGAGACGAACAGACCGGTCAGCAAGGGGACATCTGA
- a CDS encoding sugar ABC transporter substrate-binding protein, whose product MTWTKLKKMVLMTAVGVGIASGALAQEPNDPFRGPALDALKDKWIAYLPISAGFDLAQAWGGVVQKESQRYGMKFTVQDPNWSTDAMAQGMTSLIAEKPDVILTQNPDTQSLARLMMQANRAGIAVVQMNMQGAVQTDAYVGPDYVAMGRQIAEMAIKQCGEGTDTSHKISIVQGVITGGVSYFQVQGIMDVLKDRKDIEIVSSQAADWDASKARAITETVLQQHPDLCAILDMWDGQAIGTGAAVKQAGHADTVTVITSGGGAASTCELIRDDTFDIVFNYDAPGMGRDAWSAIMIALQNGGGGKTKTQMFSPTYVMTKENVDQAACWDPEIYASRLR is encoded by the coding sequence ATGACATGGACAAAGCTGAAGAAAATGGTTCTGATGACTGCGGTCGGTGTGGGCATCGCCAGCGGTGCGCTGGCTCAGGAGCCCAATGACCCGTTTCGCGGTCCGGCGCTTGACGCGCTGAAAGACAAGTGGATCGCCTATCTGCCGATTTCAGCAGGCTTCGATCTGGCGCAGGCCTGGGGTGGCGTGGTGCAGAAGGAATCCCAGCGCTACGGCATGAAGTTCACCGTGCAGGATCCGAACTGGTCCACGGACGCAATGGCGCAGGGCATGACCTCGCTGATTGCCGAAAAGCCGGACGTCATCCTGACGCAGAACCCGGACACGCAGTCGCTGGCGCGCCTAATGATGCAGGCCAACCGTGCCGGCATCGCGGTGGTTCAGATGAACATGCAGGGTGCGGTGCAGACCGACGCCTATGTCGGGCCGGACTATGTTGCCATGGGCCGCCAGATCGCTGAAATGGCGATCAAGCAGTGCGGCGAAGGCACCGATACCTCGCACAAGATTTCCATCGTGCAGGGCGTGATTACCGGTGGGGTGAGCTACTTCCAGGTTCAGGGCATCATGGATGTGCTGAAGGATCGCAAGGACATCGAGATTGTCTCCAGTCAGGCCGCCGACTGGGATGCCTCCAAGGCGCGGGCGATCACCGAAACCGTGCTGCAGCAGCATCCCGATCTTTGCGCCATCCTCGACATGTGGGACGGTCAGGCCATCGGAACCGGTGCTGCGGTGAAGCAGGCCGGCCATGCCGATACCGTGACCGTGATCACGTCCGGTGGTGGTGCGGCGAGCACCTGCGAGCTGATCCGGGACGATACCTTCGACATCGTCTTCAACTATGACGCTCCGGGCATGGGTCGTGACGCCTGGTCGGCGATCATGATCGCCCTGCAGAATGGCGGCGGCGGCAAGACCAAGACGCAAATGTTCTCGCCGACCTATGTGATGACCAAGGAAAATGTCGATCAGGCTGCCTGTTGGGATCCTGAAATCTACGCGAGCCGTCTTCGCTAG